One Stenotrophomonas maltophilia R551-3 genomic window, TCCGCTGATTGATCAGACCCAGCCGGAGGCGCTGACGCTGGCGCTGAAGGTGGAAACCTGTGCGTTCCCGCCGGCACGGCGCAGCGCGACGGAAATGCTGACGCTGTCCGATTCGTAGCTGGCGGACCTGGCAGGGACGCTGATCGACACGCCTGCCGACGGAGCCGCCGATGCCTGCACGAACGAGGGAGCACTCGTGCTGAAAGAGGCTTTAGCAGGCGAGGAGCCGGTGATCTGCACTTCGTACTCGGAAACGCTTGCACCTGCCGGAAGCCACCGGCCCGACGCTGCTACTGAGCTGCCTCCATTGCCGCCACCGGCAACGCCAGTGCGGATGGCATAGGTACCGTCGGCGTATATCAGGATTGAGACGGTTGCCGACACGGAGCCGGTGGAGTTGGTCTTGGCACCGTTGCTTGCCGAGTAGCCCTTGCCATGGAACGGCAGCCTGTAGGTGGCGCTGCCGCGAGCCGCCCACAGGTTGGACACGTCCATGCCATTGATGCGATGGCCTACGTCAGCACGCTTGCTGCCGTACTGGATGTGGGCATAGCGACGACTGAGGTCGGTGCCGCCTACACGCCGACCGCAATCCTGTGCGATGGGGCCTTCCACGTAGGGATCGAACAGATCGTCGAAATCGGCGCCTGCGGAGCGGTATCCACTGGGCATGTCAGCGCTCCGCTTTCAGCGCGCGCACTTCGGCGGCCAGTTCCTGGATGGCCTTGGCCATGACCGGCAGCAGCTGGTCGAGCTTGACCGATGCCACGCGCTCGCCCTGGAACTCGACACCTTCCAGGTCGACAGCTTCCGGGACCACTTCGGCCAACTGCTCGGCGACGAAGAACAGGCGGCGACGCCCGTCGTCGTTGTACTCGGGCTTGTAGTGGCCGGCCGCCAGTTCCATCTGCTCGACAGCGGCCAGGCCGTAGGGCAGCGCCCCCTCGATGTTCTTCAGCTTGCGGGAAGATCCGAAGTCGTAGCCACCACTCGTTGCCAGAGCACCGGCACTGGTCAACGTTAGTCGATCAACGCCTTGGGCGGTGGAAGACCATATCCGGAGTACGTTATCCGTGTTGTAGATATGGAATTCTCGGTTTGCGTTCCCGCGATCCTTGATGACAAACGCTGCGCTTGCGCCAGTGGAATTAATGCCCCCTACGAAGGTGTTCTCCCTGTACTGGATATTGCTGAAATTCGCACGCTGAGTCGGCGATCCACCATTGAAATCGTAGGAGTAGAGCGACAACGTCGCGTCAGCTTCCATCGCAGTTGCCCAACGGGTCACGTTGTTGGCCCAACCAAATCGCTGGTGCACGACCTGGGTGCTGCCCTGTCCCACGTACATGTTCAGCGTGCCACTCATGACGTCTCCGGCCTTGTTGACCTTGGCGGCAGGATCGAAGTTTCCGCTGGTCCAGATCGTGCCGCCTGCGTTCAGCGTCGCGCCATAGCCACCAGCGGAGTTGGAGAAGGTGAAATTGGGCCCATTCTTGAAGATGTATGAGCTGGTATCACCCAGGACCAAGACACCATCGTTGGCAACATTGTTCCAGCCGTAGGAGCGAAGTGAGTTGCCGTTTACCGCAACATGGCCGCTGAAGATTCCACCAGTTTTGTCCATCTTTGCATCGGGCACGAAGTTCCCCGCATGCCACATCGTCGAGCCGTTCCAGCGAGGAGCGTCCCCATGCTTGATGGTGATTTCGCTGCTGGCACTGCGGTC contains:
- a CDS encoding tail fiber domain-containing protein encodes the protein MRLKITDAGFAKLVNPPNTGTNAVLITQIGLTSTAFVPSAGLTLLPGEIKRVASFGGQAVGDDTVHVTIRDDSATAYTLRGFGLYLADGTLFASYGQADPIMEKSAASMLLLATDTRFTEVDTTLIQFGDAGFIYPPATTEVVGVVELATTTEAEDAADTQRAVTPRGLRAFTDKRFGGPAPTALAKTLLAASSTAAARTALELKSAALKDTGHGNGLDADTLDGKHASAFALAGDFATVGHKHVIADVTGLQSALDGKASKAGNTFTDQQFISGPYPLLGFGVSGSEQSFIGGWGNSSLWRVWSSDRSASSEITIKHGDAPRWNGSTMWHAGNFVPDAKMDKTGGIFSGHVAVNGNSLRSYGWNNVANDGVLVLGDTSSYIFKNGPNFTFSNSAGGYGATLNAGGTIWTSGNFDPAAKVNKAGDVMSGTLNMYVGQGSTQVVHQRFGWANNVTRWATAMEADATLSLYSYDFNGGSPTQRANFSNIQYRENTFVGGINSTGASAAFVIKDRGNANREFHIYNTDNVLRIWSSTAQGVDRLTLTSAGALATSGGYDFGSSRKLKNIEGALPYGLAAVEQMELAAGHYKPEYNDDGRRRLFFVAEQLAEVVPEAVDLEGVEFQGERVASVKLDQLLPVMAKAIQELAAEVRALKAER